A genomic stretch from Haloferax sp. Atlit-12N includes:
- a CDS encoding NAD(P)-dependent oxidoreductase, translating to MSLESVAVTGGTGNIGPAVLAHLRASGYTVTNLSRHSESSLADHDYRVSALDPGDLTAALSDVDADAVVHLGTISTPTTDPGHRVFESNVQSTYVVLEVAAALGIDRVVLASSMSAIGGSFEPDPARIDFLPVDETHRATPSNPYGLGKYVAEQTAAGFVRRDDAPETVASLRFPWMPSEEEARQTFAEADRSLSGLRDAGHFHTARNTLFSYLGREDAARLVRRALEADFGGHEVFWAAAADTSTTVESATVAREVYPGAEVRTPLSGHEALVSTEKAERLLGWEPTWSWRDGRA from the coding sequence ATGAGCCTCGAATCCGTCGCGGTCACGGGCGGGACCGGAAATATCGGGCCGGCCGTCCTCGCCCACCTGCGCGCGAGCGGCTACACCGTCACGAATCTCTCGCGGCACAGCGAGTCGTCGCTCGCGGACCACGACTACCGCGTGAGCGCGCTCGACCCGGGCGACCTCACGGCGGCGCTCAGCGACGTCGACGCCGACGCGGTTGTCCATCTGGGAACCATCTCGACGCCGACGACCGACCCCGGCCACCGCGTCTTCGAGAGCAACGTCCAATCGACCTACGTCGTCCTCGAAGTCGCCGCCGCGCTCGGCATCGACCGCGTGGTCCTCGCCTCCAGCATGAGCGCCATCGGCGGAAGCTTCGAACCCGACCCCGCTCGAATCGACTTCCTCCCGGTGGACGAGACCCACCGCGCGACGCCCTCGAACCCCTACGGCCTCGGGAAGTACGTCGCCGAGCAGACCGCCGCGGGGTTCGTCCGCCGCGATGACGCCCCGGAGACGGTCGCCAGCCTCCGGTTCCCGTGGATGCCGAGCGAGGAGGAGGCGAGGCAAACATTCGCCGAGGCCGACCGCTCGCTGTCGGGACTGCGGGACGCCGGGCACTTCCACACCGCGCGCAACACGCTCTTTTCGTACCTCGGCAGAGAGGACGCCGCGAGACTCGTCCGCCGGGCGCTCGAAGCCGACTTCGGGGGGCACGAGGTGTTCTGGGCCGCGGCCGCCGACACCTCGACGACCGTCGAGTCAGCGACAGTCGCCCGCGAGGTCTACCCCGGCGCGGAGGTGAGAACGCCGCTTTCGGGCCACGAGGCGCTCGTCTCGACCGAGAAGGCGGAGCGGCTGCTCGGCTGGGAACCGACGTGGTCGTGGCGCGACGGGCGCGCGTGA
- the ribB gene encoding 3,4-dihydroxy-2-butanone-4-phosphate synthase translates to MSRTAESTGDFDAVSRVLDAFRAGEPVLVHDFDDREGETDLVYPAGAVGSADVARMRNDAGGLVCVALPNDVSESLGLPFMDDVLDHPAASSHDLAYDSRSSFSFTVNHRDSFTGITDRDRAMTISRLAPVAEATRAGEYDADDFGGEFRAPGHVHLLRGAPDLLSDRQGHTELGLAMADEAGIPPAVVVCEMLDDETGAALSKDAARDYADRHGFAFVDGDGLIDELV, encoded by the coding sequence ATGAGCCGAACTGCCGAGTCGACCGGCGACTTCGACGCCGTCTCGCGCGTCCTCGACGCCTTCCGCGCCGGCGAGCCGGTACTGGTCCACGACTTCGACGACCGCGAGGGCGAGACTGACCTCGTCTACCCCGCGGGGGCGGTCGGCTCCGCCGATGTGGCCCGGATGCGCAACGACGCCGGCGGTCTCGTCTGCGTCGCCCTCCCGAACGACGTGTCCGAGTCCCTCGGCCTTCCGTTCATGGACGACGTACTCGACCACCCGGCCGCGTCGTCTCACGACCTCGCGTACGACTCGCGGTCGTCGTTTTCCTTCACGGTGAACCACCGCGACTCCTTCACGGGCATCACCGACCGCGACCGCGCGATGACCATCTCTCGGCTCGCGCCCGTCGCCGAGGCCACCCGTGCCGGCGAGTACGACGCCGACGACTTCGGCGGCGAGTTCCGCGCGCCCGGCCACGTCCACCTGCTCCGCGGCGCGCCGGACCTGCTTTCGGACCGGCAGGGCCACACCGAACTCGGCCTCGCGATGGCCGACGAGGCGGGTATCCCGCCGGCGGTCGTCGTCTGCGAGATGCTCGACGACGAGACCGGCGCGGCGCTCTCGAAGGACGCCGCCCGCGACTACGCCGACCGACACGGCTTCGCCTTCGTCGACGGCGACGGCCTCATCGACGAACTCGTCTGA
- a CDS encoding branched-chain amino acid transaminase: protein MGFEEMDVSTIWQSGEYKDWEDATVHVLTHGLHYGTGVFEGVRAYDTDRGPAIFRWEEHLERLYQSAKPYDMEIPYTREELTEATLEVIRRNDLDGGYIRPIAFYGYDSLGVSPKDNPTEVAIAAWPWGTYLGEDALENGVDVMVSSWRKHASSQIPTNAKTTGLYVNSMLAGEEARRNGYVEAIVLNKEGNVAEGPGENIFMVRDGKIYTPGLSQSILDGITRDTVITLARERGYEVDDSATISRGELNTADELFFTGSAAEVTPIRKVDNVVIGEGTRGPVTEELQTAFFDLVERRTDDHEEWFTYVDEQ from the coding sequence ATGGGATTTGAAGAGATGGATGTCTCGACGATCTGGCAGAGTGGAGAGTACAAGGACTGGGAGGACGCGACGGTGCACGTCCTCACCCACGGTCTCCACTACGGGACGGGCGTCTTCGAGGGGGTTCGCGCCTACGACACCGACCGCGGCCCGGCCATCTTCCGCTGGGAGGAGCACCTCGAACGGCTCTATCAGTCCGCGAAGCCCTACGACATGGAGATTCCCTACACGCGTGAGGAACTCACCGAGGCGACGCTGGAGGTCATCCGGCGCAACGACCTCGACGGCGGCTACATCCGTCCCATCGCGTTCTACGGCTACGACTCGCTCGGCGTCAGCCCCAAGGACAACCCGACGGAGGTCGCCATCGCGGCGTGGCCGTGGGGCACCTACCTCGGCGAGGACGCCCTCGAAAACGGCGTCGACGTGATGGTCTCGTCGTGGCGCAAGCACGCCTCCAGCCAGATTCCGACGAACGCGAAGACGACCGGACTCTACGTGAACTCCATGCTCGCGGGCGAGGAAGCCCGCCGCAACGGCTACGTCGAGGCCATCGTCCTGAACAAGGAGGGCAACGTCGCCGAAGGTCCCGGCGAGAACATCTTCATGGTCCGCGACGGGAAGATTTACACCCCCGGCCTCTCCCAGAGCATCCTCGACGGCATCACCCGCGACACCGTCATCACGCTCGCCCGCGAGCGCGGCTACGAGGTCGACGACAGCGCGACCATCAGCCGCGGCGAACTCAACACGGCCGACGAGCTGTTCTTCACCGGCAGCGCCGCCGAAGTGACCCCCATCCGCAAGGTCGACAACGTCGTCATCGGCGAGGGCACTCGCGGCCCGGTCACGGAGGAACTGCAGACCGCCTTCTTCGACCTCGTGGAGCGCCGCACCGACGACCACGAAGAGTGGTTCACCTACGTCGACGAGCAGTAA
- the prf1 gene encoding peptide chain release factor aRF-1, translating into MSSDAEEASEDRRKYEFKKVIEDLREYEGSGTQLVTIYIPEDKQISDVVEHVITEHSEASNIKSKQTRTNVQDALTSIKDRLRYYGNFPPDNGIVMFSGAVNAGGGQTDMVTKVLDSPPEPIQSFRYHCDSNFLTGPLEDMLMDKGLFGLIVLDRREANVGWLKGKRVEPVKSASSLVPGKQRKGGQSAQRFARLRLEAIDNFYQEVAGMANDLFVPKRHEMDGILVGGPSPTKDEFLDGDYLHHELQDLVVGKFDVAYTDESGLYDLVDAGQDALADQEVIKDKKQMEEFFEKLHRGNESTYGFEATRKNLVMGSVDRLLISEDLRKDIAIYDCDGQEEYELVDHRHNTPTHECEGGSEAELKEREDVIEWLMDLADQRGTETKFISTDFEKGEQLYDAFGGIAGILRYSTGV; encoded by the coding sequence ATGAGTAGCGACGCCGAGGAGGCGAGCGAGGACCGCCGAAAGTACGAATTCAAGAAGGTCATCGAGGACCTGCGAGAGTACGAAGGGTCAGGAACGCAGCTCGTCACCATCTACATCCCCGAAGACAAGCAGATTTCCGACGTGGTTGAACACGTCATCACGGAGCACAGCGAAGCGTCTAACATCAAATCGAAGCAGACGCGCACGAACGTCCAAGACGCCCTGACGAGCATCAAAGACCGGCTCCGGTACTACGGGAATTTCCCGCCGGACAACGGCATCGTGATGTTCTCCGGCGCGGTCAACGCCGGCGGCGGCCAGACGGACATGGTCACGAAGGTGCTGGATAGCCCGCCGGAGCCGATTCAGTCGTTCCGATACCACTGCGACTCGAACTTCCTCACCGGACCGCTCGAGGACATGCTCATGGACAAGGGCCTGTTCGGCCTCATCGTCCTCGACCGCCGCGAGGCCAACGTCGGCTGGCTCAAGGGCAAGCGCGTCGAGCCGGTCAAGAGCGCCTCGTCGCTCGTCCCCGGTAAGCAGCGCAAAGGTGGTCAGTCCGCCCAGCGTTTCGCCCGCCTCCGCCTCGAAGCCATCGACAACTTCTACCAGGAGGTCGCCGGCATGGCGAACGACCTGTTCGTCCCCAAACGACACGAGATGGACGGCATCCTCGTGGGCGGCCCCTCGCCGACGAAAGACGAGTTCCTCGACGGCGACTACCTCCACCACGAACTGCAGGACCTCGTCGTCGGGAAGTTCGACGTGGCCTACACCGACGAGTCCGGCCTCTACGACCTCGTCGACGCCGGCCAGGACGCGCTGGCCGACCAAGAGGTCATCAAGGACAAAAAGCAGATGGAGGAGTTCTTCGAGAAACTCCACCGCGGCAACGAGTCCACCTACGGGTTCGAAGCGACCCGGAAGAACCTCGTGATGGGGTCGGTCGACCGCCTCCTCATCTCCGAGGACCTGCGGAAAGACATCGCCATCTACGACTGCGACGGGCAAGAGGAGTACGAACTCGTCGACCACCGTCACAACACGCCCACCCACGAGTGCGAGGGTGGCTCGGAGGCCGAACTGAAAGAGCGCGAGGACGTCATCGAGTGGCTCATGGACCTCGCCGACCAGCGCGGCACCGAGACGAAGTTCATCAGTACGGACTTCGAGAAAGGCGAACAGCTCTACGACGCGTTCGGCGGTATCGCCGGCATCCTCCGGTACTCCACCGGCGTCTAA
- the argS gene encoding arginine--tRNA ligase, with protein sequence MFRQFREEVETALSAALSSLDLPTDDLGVEEPPEDVPATLASSVAFRLAGVVGAPPPKIAADIAEELSVEGYDYLAAVDTQGPYVNFHVSDAYYDDTLEAAAADEEYGRLPATGDSVVVEHTSANPTGPVHVGRTRNPVIGDAVANLLDFAGNDVDRHYYVNDAGRQMAVFTWAYETFDEDDLDSEPARERVEYDLVRYYRKGNAFLEEADPEDVEQAEAEITEILQGIEEGDEETYARVETVVDQVLGGMRECLERLPAEFDEFVKETRFMFDGSTRDLAERLKETDHAVYEEDAWQLELEDYGFEKNLVFLRSDDTSLYTTRDLAHHEWKFDNYDRAVTVLGEDHKLQSGQLRAALDILGNDVDKLENVIYSWVNLPGGETMSTRKGTGVMLDDLLDEAIDRARDEVETRLEGRTRDDDLGEADIDRIARQVGIGAVRYDIVSKQPTKTITFEWDQALNFEAQSAPYIQYVHARCCGIADEAAAAGLDASEVDPAVLTTDAERDLLATIARFPAVVETAADDLEPHTVATFARELAEVFNTFYRECPVLDADEEVGAARLALVEASRNAVANALSIVGVEAPESM encoded by the coding sequence ATGTTCAGACAGTTCCGTGAGGAGGTCGAGACGGCGCTCTCTGCGGCGCTCTCGTCGCTCGACCTGCCCACCGACGACCTCGGGGTCGAGGAACCGCCGGAGGACGTACCCGCGACGCTCGCCTCCAGCGTCGCCTTCCGACTCGCCGGGGTCGTCGGCGCGCCGCCGCCGAAAATCGCCGCCGACATCGCCGAGGAACTCTCCGTCGAGGGCTACGACTACCTCGCCGCGGTCGACACGCAGGGGCCGTACGTCAACTTCCACGTCTCCGACGCCTACTACGACGATACCCTCGAAGCCGCCGCGGCCGACGAGGAGTACGGTCGCCTGCCCGCGACCGGCGACAGCGTCGTCGTCGAGCACACGAGCGCGAACCCGACCGGCCCGGTCCACGTCGGTCGCACCCGGAACCCCGTCATCGGCGACGCCGTCGCCAACCTGCTCGACTTCGCCGGCAACGACGTCGACCGCCACTACTACGTGAACGACGCCGGCCGCCAGATGGCCGTCTTCACGTGGGCCTACGAGACGTTCGACGAGGATGACCTCGACAGCGAACCCGCACGGGAGCGCGTCGAGTACGACCTCGTCCGCTACTACCGCAAGGGCAACGCCTTCCTCGAAGAAGCCGACCCCGAGGATGTCGAACAGGCCGAAGCCGAAATCACCGAGATTCTCCAGGGCATCGAGGAGGGCGACGAGGAGACGTACGCCCGCGTCGAGACCGTGGTCGACCAGGTGCTCGGCGGTATGCGCGAGTGTCTCGAACGCCTCCCCGCGGAGTTCGACGAGTTCGTCAAGGAGACGCGCTTCATGTTCGACGGGAGCACCCGTGACCTCGCCGAGCGCCTCAAGGAGACCGACCACGCCGTCTATGAGGAAGACGCGTGGCAGCTCGAACTCGAGGACTACGGCTTCGAGAAGAACCTCGTGTTCCTCCGGTCGGACGACACCTCGCTGTACACGACGCGCGACCTCGCCCACCACGAGTGGAAGTTCGACAACTACGACCGCGCCGTGACCGTCCTCGGCGAGGACCACAAGCTCCAGTCCGGACAGCTCCGGGCCGCGCTCGACATTCTCGGCAACGACGTGGACAAACTGGAGAACGTCATCTACTCGTGGGTCAACCTCCCCGGCGGCGAGACGATGTCCACCCGAAAGGGGACGGGCGTCATGCTCGACGACCTCCTCGACGAGGCCATCGACCGCGCCCGCGACGAGGTCGAGACCCGCCTCGAAGGCCGCACCCGCGACGACGACCTCGGCGAGGCCGACATCGACCGCATCGCCCGGCAGGTCGGCATCGGCGCGGTCCGCTACGACATCGTCTCCAAACAGCCCACGAAGACCATCACCTTCGAGTGGGACCAGGCGCTCAACTTCGAGGCCCAGTCCGCGCCGTACATCCAGTACGTCCACGCGCGCTGTTGCGGCATCGCCGACGAGGCGGCCGCCGCCGGCCTCGACGCGAGCGAGGTCGACCCCGCCGTGCTGACGACCGACGCCGAGCGCGACCTGCTGGCGACCATCGCGCGGTTCCCCGCGGTCGTCGAAACCGCGGCCGACGACCTCGAACCCCACACCGTGGCGACGTTCGCCCGCGAACTCGCCGAGGTGTTCAACACCTTCTACCGCGAGTGCCCCGTGCTCGACGCCGACGAGGAGGTCGGCGCGGCCCGCCTCGCGCTCGTGGAGGCCTCGCGGAACGCGGTGGCGAACGCGCTCTCAATCGTGGGCGTGGAAGCGCCCGAGTCGATGTGA
- the minD gene encoding cell division ATPase MinD — protein MARVYAVASAKGGVGKTTTTANLGTTLAMAGHDVVVVDGDLGMPNLAGALGVDPDGATLHDVLTGEAAVEAAVYEGPAGLSVLPGSNALEAFATANAKELEPVISALESSYDIVLIDTGAGLSDDTFVPLKLADEVVLVSTTEREALGDTEKTRQLGERIGADVVGVVLTRVNQSNPNADVVASLLDAGVIAVVPEDPAIREALSTQVPVVARSPDSIAAAGYRALAEALTGEPVPIPDDATDSPESEADATNEADQTAEPTDAADAPETDEHTSVVNVDADPAAESEPAPEPEPAPEPEADPSDVAAAVADDDRVSADAEPDLSPDTEPDPEPTFEAESEPGTDSADDDLAASIPFSGGAAEASDDPVDPDPDAAEDGDDPAVETDVVTDPMDADASVESDASVEPDTEVEAEDADAPADPLAADAPDDSVVADPDPVGEEDPDTDPLAADLEAVTRGTSAADEETLGDDDPVSDADAGATGADPLAEDAVEDDSLAAPAADSPVDDSSETVVEASDDDADSGSDIAEDSESVDPEPTDLDPAVEEVDAAASGTDEPLVAEAEPGASEDGSDADAGADQPSEDGGDEEGVYTTSLVEEVESFDDDERDEKKKGFFSRFLG, from the coding sequence ATGGCCCGGGTGTACGCAGTTGCCAGCGCGAAAGGCGGGGTTGGAAAGACGACGACCACGGCCAACCTCGGGACGACGCTCGCGATGGCCGGTCACGATGTCGTCGTCGTCGACGGTGACCTCGGGATGCCGAATCTCGCCGGCGCGCTCGGCGTCGACCCAGATGGGGCGACGCTTCACGACGTATTGACAGGCGAGGCGGCGGTCGAGGCGGCCGTCTACGAGGGACCGGCAGGACTCTCGGTGCTCCCCGGCTCGAACGCCCTCGAAGCGTTCGCGACGGCGAACGCCAAGGAACTCGAACCGGTCATCTCGGCGCTCGAATCGAGCTACGATATCGTCCTCATCGACACGGGTGCGGGGCTGAGCGACGACACCTTCGTCCCGCTGAAGCTCGCCGACGAAGTCGTCTTGGTCTCGACGACCGAGCGCGAGGCGCTCGGCGACACCGAAAAGACCCGACAGCTCGGCGAGCGCATCGGTGCCGACGTGGTCGGCGTCGTCCTCACGCGCGTCAACCAGTCGAACCCGAACGCCGACGTGGTCGCCTCGCTCCTCGACGCTGGCGTCATCGCCGTCGTCCCCGAGGACCCGGCCATCCGCGAGGCGCTCAGCACGCAGGTTCCGGTCGTCGCCCGCTCGCCCGACAGCATCGCGGCCGCGGGCTACCGCGCGCTCGCCGAGGCGCTCACCGGCGAACCGGTCCCGATTCCGGACGACGCAACCGACTCTCCCGAGAGCGAAGCCGACGCGACGAACGAGGCGGACCAGACCGCCGAACCGACGGACGCCGCCGACGCGCCGGAGACGGACGAACACACCTCGGTCGTCAACGTCGACGCCGACCCCGCCGCAGAGTCCGAGCCGGCCCCGGAACCCGAACCGGCCCCGGAACCCGAAGCCGACCCCAGCGACGTCGCCGCCGCCGTCGCGGACGACGACCGAGTTTCGGCGGATGCTGAACCGGACCTGAGCCCGGACACGGAACCGGACCCGGAACCGACGTTCGAAGCCGAGTCGGAACCGGGAACCGACTCAGCCGACGACGACCTCGCGGCGTCGATTCCGTTCTCCGGGGGTGCCGCCGAGGCGTCGGACGACCCCGTGGACCCCGACCCGGACGCCGCCGAAGACGGAGACGACCCAGCGGTCGAAACGGACGTGGTCACCGACCCGATGGACGCCGACGCCTCCGTCGAATCTGACGCCTCCGTCGAACCCGACACCGAAGTCGAGGCCGAAGACGCCGACGCGCCGGCCGACCCACTGGCCGCCGACGCGCCCGACGACTCGGTGGTCGCCGACCCCGACCCGGTCGGCGAGGAGGACCCCGACACCGACCCGCTGGCGGCGGACCTCGAAGCGGTCACCCGCGGAACGTCGGCCGCCGACGAGGAGACGCTCGGCGACGACGACCCCGTCTCGGACGCCGACGCCGGCGCGACGGGCGCGGACCCGCTCGCGGAAGATGCGGTCGAAGACGATTCGCTCGCCGCCCCGGCGGCCGATTCGCCGGTCGATGACTCCTCCGAGACGGTCGTCGAGGCGTCGGACGACGATGCCGATTCGGGGTCTGACATAGCCGAGGACTCCGAATCAGTAGACCCCGAACCGACAGACCTCGACCCCGCCGTCGAGGAGGTGGACGCGGCCGCGTCCGGCACGGACGAACCGCTCGTCGCCGAGGCCGAACCGGGCGCTTCCGAGGATGGTTCGGACGCTGACGCGGGTGCCGACCAACCGTCCGAAGACGGCGGCGACGAGGAGGGCGTCTACACCACTTCGCTCGTCGAGGAGGTCGAGTCGTTCGACGACGACGAGCGCGACGAGAAGAAGAAGGGATTCTTCAGTCGCTTCCTCGGCTAA
- a CDS encoding DUF6276 family protein, with product MSCPDCDGELAVFAVPEPLASHAPEAALTVGLCADCLRLHPAETVPTDGDSRPLADVLPEGDAGAAVALLVGMLDSLALNRAGIVDCVEFAEQSGIDVHLTLDRLQREATDPHFDVARRQAQLDAFL from the coding sequence ATGTCCTGTCCCGACTGCGACGGCGAACTCGCCGTCTTCGCAGTGCCCGAACCGCTAGCGTCTCACGCGCCCGAGGCGGCGCTGACTGTCGGGTTGTGCGCCGACTGCCTCCGACTTCACCCGGCGGAGACGGTGCCGACCGACGGCGACTCGCGGCCGCTCGCGGACGTGCTTCCCGAGGGTGATGCGGGCGCTGCGGTCGCGCTCCTCGTCGGCATGCTCGACTCGCTGGCGCTCAACCGCGCCGGCATCGTCGACTGCGTCGAGTTCGCCGAACAGTCTGGCATCGACGTGCATCTCACGCTCGACCGACTCCAGCGGGAGGCGACCGACCCGCACTTCGACGTCGCCCGTCGGCAGGCGCAGTTGGACGCGTTCCTCTGA
- a CDS encoding DUF120 domain-containing protein, whose amino-acid sequence MGRAFESESMSESAVAAAVGYDELATLKLVALDGGRSGPVKLSCSGVANRLDVSNQTASRRLQRLEEAGFIDREVVADGQWITISDAGESALRQEYADYRRIFETPSVVVLDGEVTGGMGEGRHYISLSGYMKQFKDRLGYEPFPGTLNVRLDDDAVRARAGMTALDAVPIDGWEDDERTFGPATCYAASVAVGDESYEPVHIIVPERTHHDESQLEIIAPDKLRDELDLDDGDAVTVRVEEAAYE is encoded by the coding sequence ATGGGGCGCGCGTTCGAATCCGAGAGTATGTCAGAATCGGCAGTCGCCGCGGCGGTCGGGTACGACGAGTTGGCCACGCTCAAACTCGTCGCGCTCGACGGCGGGCGCTCCGGCCCGGTCAAGCTCTCCTGTTCCGGCGTCGCGAACCGACTCGATGTGTCGAACCAGACGGCATCGCGCCGCCTCCAGCGGCTCGAAGAGGCCGGTTTCATCGACCGCGAGGTCGTCGCCGACGGCCAGTGGATAACCATCTCCGACGCGGGCGAATCGGCCCTCAGACAAGAGTACGCCGACTACCGGCGCATCTTCGAGACGCCTTCCGTGGTCGTCCTCGACGGCGAGGTCACCGGGGGAATGGGCGAGGGCCGCCACTACATCTCGCTTTCGGGCTACATGAAGCAGTTCAAAGACCGACTCGGCTACGAGCCGTTCCCCGGCACGCTGAACGTCCGCCTCGACGACGACGCGGTCCGCGCCCGCGCCGGGATGACCGCCCTCGACGCGGTTCCCATCGACGGCTGGGAGGACGACGAGCGCACCTTCGGCCCGGCGACGTGTTACGCCGCCTCCGTCGCGGTCGGCGACGAGTCCTACGAGCCGGTCCACATCATCGTCCCCGAGCGGACCCACCACGACGAGTCGCAACTGGAGATAATCGCGCCGGATAAGCTCCGCGACGAACTCGACCTCGACGACGGCGACGCGGTCACGGTCCGCGTCGAGGAGGCGGCGTACGAATGA
- a CDS encoding V-type ATP synthase subunit D, with translation MAEDVKPTRKNLMAIEDRIELSERGHDTLEQKRDGLIMEFMDILDQAQDVRANLNQDYERAQNKINMARAMEGDVAVRGAAAALKEYPEITTQSKNIMGVVVPQIESSRVKKTLDQRGYGLLGSSARIDEAADAYEELLESIILAAEVETAMKKMLEEIETTKRRVNALEFKLLPELYENQEYIEQKLEEQEREEIFRLKKIKAKKEEEEKEERAAEKAAAEAEAATAD, from the coding sequence ATGGCCGAAGACGTCAAGCCGACCCGCAAGAACTTGATGGCGATCGAAGATCGCATCGAACTCTCCGAGCGGGGCCACGACACGCTCGAGCAGAAGCGTGACGGGCTCATCATGGAGTTCATGGACATCCTCGACCAGGCCCAGGACGTGCGGGCCAACCTCAATCAGGACTACGAGCGCGCGCAGAACAAAATCAACATGGCCCGCGCCATGGAGGGCGACGTGGCGGTCCGCGGCGCGGCCGCCGCGCTGAAAGAGTACCCCGAAATCACGACGCAGTCGAAGAACATCATGGGCGTCGTCGTGCCCCAGATCGAGTCCTCGCGCGTGAAAAAGACCCTCGACCAGCGTGGCTACGGGCTGCTCGGCTCCTCGGCCCGCATCGACGAGGCCGCGGACGCCTACGAGGAGCTCCTCGAATCCATCATCCTTGCCGCGGAGGTCGAAACCGCGATGAAGAAGATGCTCGAAGAGATCGAGACGACGAAGCGCCGCGTCAACGCGCTCGAGTTCAAGCTCCTGCCGGAACTCTACGAGAACCAAGAGTACATCGAGCAGAAGCTCGAAGAACAGGAACGCGAGGAGATCTTCCGTCTGAAGAAGATCAAGGCGAAGAAGGAAGAAGAAGAGAAAGAAGAGCGCGCCGCCGAGAAAGCGGCAGCCGAAGCGGAAGCGGCGACGGCCGACTAA